Part of the Candidatus Methylomirabilota bacterium genome is shown below.
ATCGCCTCCACCTCGCCAGGGGAGAGCGTCAGGCCGTGGCTGGCCAGATCCTGCTTCATGTGTTCGGCATCGGACGTGCCCGTCAGCGGCAGCATCCCCACGGCCCGGGCGAAGCGGAACACGACCTGGGCCGGCGTGGCCCTCAGGCGGTGGGCGAGCTCGCCCACGAACGGGTGGCTCACCACCTCTCGGTTGGCAGTGAGCAACGAGAAGCCCTGGTAGATGATCCGGTGCTCATGGCAGAACGCGCGGACCGCCCGGTCCCAGCCGAAGCGGGCGAAGCACCGGTTCTGGACGAAGGCCGGCGCCGCCACCCCCAGGGCCGCCATCTGCTGGAGGTGCCGCAGCGAAACGTTGCTCACGCCCAGATAGCGCGTGCGCCCGGCGTCGCGCTCCTTCACCATGGCCGCCCACACCTCGCTGTCCTCGTTGGTCCAATCGCGCCCGGAGGCGGGCCCGTGCAGCACG
Proteins encoded:
- a CDS encoding aldo/keto reductase; this encodes MTTGPIPDFLYGTAWKEDRTPALTELALRMGFRGIDTANQRRHYFEAGVGEGLAAAYRAGVVTRADLFLQTKFTYVDGQDHRLPYDPSADLATQVAQSMASSLEHLGTDHVDSYVLHGPASGRDWTNEDSEVWAAMVKERDAGRTRYLGVSNVSLRHLQQMAALGVAAPAFVQNRCFARFGWDRAVRAFCHEHRIIYQGFSLLTANREVVSHPFVGELAHRLRATPAQVVFRFARAVGMLPLTGTSDAEHMKQDLASHGLTLSPGEVEAIEVLAS